In the genome of Desulfovibrio sp. Huiquan2017, the window AAACCAGCGCCCAAGCCGAAGCCCCAGAAAACGACCCAACAGTTGCTTGCCGAGGGCATGGCCGCAGCCAAGGCCCAGGCCAAGCGTGAAGAGGCGGCCAAGCAGAAAGCCTTGGCCAGCGAACTGGCCGCTCTGAAGAAGCAGGAGGGCAGCAGCGTTTACGCTCACGGCGGACAGCCTGGTGGGCAGGAAGGCGGCCGAGAGGGCGGTTTCGTGGGCGGTTCCGGTTCGGGACTGTCCGAGGTTTATGCCCTCATCGTCGGGTCGGCCATCAAGAAACACTGGCGCTACCCTGCTTTTGCAGGCGAGGCCAACCTGATGGTCACCGTTGAAATCACCCTCGCGGACGACGGCAAGATTCTTTCCTCGAAGGTCTTGGAATCTTCGAATAATCCTGAATTCGACAGTTCCGCCCTTCGAGCCATCAAGGAAACCGAATATGTGGAGAAGCCGCGAACCGCGCGCGACCGGCTCATCCGCATCAATTTCAACAGCCAGGAACTCTCAGAGTAAACGGTATGAAACGGATAACAATTCTTTTTGCAGCGTGTCTGCTCGTCTGCCTTACGGCCGCATTCGCCTCGGCCCAAGGCCCCCTGACCGTGGATATCCATGGTCCCGGCCAGCGCTTGGTCAACATAACCCTGTTGCCGCCCAAAGGGCTCGACGGCCAGCCCGTGCCCGAGGCTGCTGCCAAAGCCTTCAAGGAGTTGGTGGCCAACGACCTTGGCTACATCCCGTTTCTCAAGCTGGTTCCAGTGTCCGAACTCCTCGGCGGCGATCCGAGTCATGGCGTGACCGCCCAGGACATCGACTTCAAGCCCTTCCAGCTCGCTCGTGTGGATCTCTGCCTGACTACGGGGTGGAACGGCCAATACCTTGAAGCCCGCGTCTATGAGACTTTCAGCGGCCGCCGGGTGGTGGGCAAGGCCTACCGCGACGTGGCCGACAAGCTGCCGCTCGTGGCCGACCGGTTCTGTTCCGCTTTTCTGGAAGCCCTGACCGGCAAGAAGGGGTTCTTTGATTCGCCCATCGTCTTCGTCAAGCAGGATGGCAAGAGCAAGGAAATCTACACCGTATTGCCGCAGGGCAGAGGACTGACCAAGATTTCCGACCTGGGCGGTTTCAACCTGAGCCCGGCCTGGTCCGCCGAAGGCGACCAGATCGCCTTCACCCACATCGGCGACGATCGTCACGAACTTTGTATCTACGAAGCCAAGACGCATAAAATCCGTCGCGTAGCCAAGGGGCTGGGCGATACGGTCATCAGTCCGGTCTATGGCCCCGGCGATGTGCTCTATGCCTCCCTGAACCTCAACGGAACCACCAATATCTACGAACTGAGCAAGTCCTACAAAGTCGGCAAGCGGTTGGCGGGCAGCCCGTACATCGACGTCTCGCCGAGTTTTGACCGGACCGGTTCTCTGATGGCCTTCACTTCCGGCAGGGCGGGCAATCCGCATGTTTATCTCTTGGATATGAAGACCGGCCAGGTCCGGCGCGTGACCACCACGGGCAAGTACAACACCCATCCTTGCCTGAGTCCCGATGGCCGGTACGTGGCTTATACGCACCAGACTTCGGACGGCCATCGCATCTTCCTGCACGATCTTGAAACCGGCAGGGAAAAGCAATTGACCTTCGGGCCCGGCAACGACGAATACCCGGCTTTCGGCCCGGACGGTTATTTCATCGCCTTCGCCTCCAGCCGGACCGGGACCTATCAGCTTTATTTGACCACTCGGCACGGCGACACGCCGCGGAAGATATCCACAGGCAAGGGGGCCGCTTTCGCGCCCGCTTGGGATACTTCCCTACAGTGGTAAATTGTAATATGATCAGGGTTGATTTTTGTTGGGGAAAAGGTACATCGTAAAAATTGTGAAAACAGGGTGTCCTCGAAGCACTGCAAATATGGCCGGGCGACGGCTTTACCAAGGAGTGAGCATGAGAATCAAATGGTATGTCGGTATGGTGGCCCTTATGGCCGTGTCTCTTCTTCTCTTTGCCGGTTGCGCAAAGAAGTCCACAACCACGGAACCGGTTCAGAGCCAGGTCGAGGTGAAGGACGATACGCAATGGACTCCGCCCAAGCAGGAAGAGCCTGTGGTGGATGAGGCTGCCCTGGCCGCTGAGGCGGAGGCCCGCGCCAAGTCCGAGGCTGTCCAGGAATTGACCAACGTGACCATCCACTTCGCCTTCAATTCTTATGATCTCAGCGACGAGTCCCGTTCCGTCCTGGCCCAGAAGGCCACCATCTTGCGTAAGTTCAGGGACGTCAACGTGGTCATCGAAGGCCACTGTGACGAACGCGGCACCGAGGAATACAACCTCGCTCTCGGCGAGCGTCGTGCCCGCGCCGCCTACGAACACCTGGTCATCCTCGGCGTGGAGCCCGAGCGCATGAAGATTGTCAGCTATGGCGAGGAATACCCCGTCGACCCTGGCCACAACGAAACCGCTTGGGCCAAAAACCGTCGCGACGAATTCGTCATCAAATAGCCCCGCGCGTGATATTGCGAAAAAAACGCCGCCCCGATGGGCGGCGTTTTTTTGTGCGTCTTCGACGGTTCGGCATCCCCGTCCCCTTGCTGACCGTTTTGTGCATTTCGCGGATGTGTGGGGAATGTATTGGGGCAAGCGGACCGACGACCGGGGGAGGGATTCCGCCTACTCGCGTTCGCACGTCTCGCGAAGTGGCGTCAACAATTTTTGAGTGAGGCCAGGGTGGTGTACCGGTCGCCGGAAGCGTCCTTCCTCTAGCCCAACCTGGACAGGAGAAAAGCGATCACGTGCAGGCAGCCTAGGGCATAAAGTCCCGCCACACCATCGTCGAGCATGACGCCGAATCCGCCGGGAAAGGCGGTTTCGGCCCATTTGACGGGCCAGGGTTTGAGGATGTCGAAGATGCGGAACAGGACAAAGGCGATGGGTAGGTACCAGATGGGCAAAGAGAAGAAGAGCAGGGTGAGCCACTGGCCGAAAAGTTCGTCTGTGACCACACAGCCTGGGTCTTTTTCGTTCATGATGATCTCGGCCCGCCCGCAGGCCCATGTGCCGACGAGGAAGATGCCGAGCAGTACCGTCAAGCGCCAAGGCAGGGCGAGGCCGAGAAAAAGCCAGGGCGCGGCCACCACGGCGGCCAGTGAGCCCCAGGTGCCGGGAGCCTTGGGAAAATGGCCCACGGGGCCGAGGGTGGCCAGGGCGACGGCCAATTTGTCGAAGGGATTGGATGCGGACATTTGGAGGCTCCGGGCTGTGTTTTTCGCCTTGATAATCGGAAACGCGACGGCAGGCAATGTTCTTGACGGATTCTCCGAACGGGAGCTACCCTTTGCACGTTGTTGCGGCCCCCTTTAGGCGACGGCCGAACAATCATAGGAGATTGTTTGCAACTTTTGTCTTTGGATCTTGTTCGTTAGTCCCGTACCGCCCGCGACCAACTGGGGCCGGGTGGGGATCAATTGGTTACCGCGCCCTGGTGGGCGCGGGTCTTATTGTACGGACTTGAACAACAGGATTCAAAAATGACTATACGCTTGGAAACAGACAACGACATCGCCGCCATCCGCGCGCTCGAATACACCGCCTTTCGCCATCATCCCCAACACGCCCCCGGGGCCGAACCCACCGAGCACCTGATCGTTGACGCCCTGCGCGACTCGGGCCACCTGAGCCTGTCCCTGGTGGCCGAGGAGCGGAACCGGGTGGTGGGACATTTGGCCTTGTCCCCGGCCGTGCCGGGGAAGGGCGGCCAGGGCTGGTATCTTCTCGGCCCGGTGGGCGTATTGCCCGAACGGCAGGGGGCGGGCATCGGCTCGGCCCTGGTCCGCAAGGCCTTGCGGATCATGCGGGACCGGGGTGCGCACGGCGTGCTTCTGGTGGGCGACCCGGCCTTCTATGAACGATTTGGATTCCGCTCCCGGCCCGGGTTGACCATGGGCGGCGTGCCCCAGGAAAACGTCCTGGGCATTTCCCTGGACGGCACGGAACCCGAGGGCGCCGTGGTGTCTGATCCGGCCTTTTTCGTGACGGCCGGAGAGTAATCGTGAACCGAGGTTGAAACGGGGAGCGGGCCAACGGGTCCGCTCCCTTTCTCTTTCAAATTCAAGGGCACAGGATGCCGCTGTGCCGTGCCCGGTACTTGCCTGGCGCGGGAAAGACGATTAAGGTCTGCCGACCCCACTTAGTTCGGCCATGGCCGACAATCAAGGAGCAGACGCATGCAGCCCGCTACTGAGCAGGACCTTCCACGGATCGTCGAAATCTACAATTCAACGGTGCCGACGCGCATCGCCACGGCCGACACCGAGCCGGTCAGCGTGGAATCACGGCGGGCCTGGTTCAACGGCCATACGCCCGGCAAGCGTCCCATCCTGGTGGAGCGGCTGGACGGCGAAGTGGCGGCCTGGGTCAGCTTCGAATCGTTCTACGGACGTCCCGCCTATGAGCGTACTACCGAAATCAGCATCTACATCGCCCCGGAACATCGGC includes:
- a CDS encoding GNAT family N-acetyltransferase, which encodes MQPATEQDLPRIVEIYNSTVPTRIATADTEPVSVESRRAWFNGHTPGKRPILVERLDGEVAAWVSFESFYGRPAYERTTEISIYIAPEHRRQGLGRRLLAEALGMAPELGIRTVAAYIFSHNEGSIRLFRSFGFEEWGKLPDIAEMDGKRYSLSILGRHLTP
- a CDS encoding phosphatidylglycerophosphatase A, with protein sequence MSASNPFDKLAVALATLGPVGHFPKAPGTWGSLAAVVAAPWLFLGLALPWRLTVLLGIFLVGTWACGRAEIIMNEKDPGCVVTDELFGQWLTLLFFSLPIWYLPIAFVLFRIFDILKPWPVKWAETAFPGGFGVMLDDGVAGLYALGCLHVIAFLLSRLG
- the pal gene encoding peptidoglycan-associated lipoprotein Pal, coding for MRIKWYVGMVALMAVSLLLFAGCAKKSTTTEPVQSQVEVKDDTQWTPPKQEEPVVDEAALAAEAEARAKSEAVQELTNVTIHFAFNSYDLSDESRSVLAQKATILRKFRDVNVVIEGHCDERGTEEYNLALGERRARAAYEHLVILGVEPERMKIVSYGEEYPVDPGHNETAWAKNRRDEFVIK
- a CDS encoding N-acetyltransferase; its protein translation is MTIRLETDNDIAAIRALEYTAFRHHPQHAPGAEPTEHLIVDALRDSGHLSLSLVAEERNRVVGHLALSPAVPGKGGQGWYLLGPVGVLPERQGAGIGSALVRKALRIMRDRGAHGVLLVGDPAFYERFGFRSRPGLTMGGVPQENVLGISLDGTEPEGAVVSDPAFFVTAGE
- a CDS encoding TonB family protein, with the translated sequence MRQGLGFILSFLFHAGIFAFALYGVNYSAPRVNLDRPVYNVDLISLAPPPAGPPVKVQAEAQPSAETAAVPVVEAQPEQAEAKPVPVVEAKPEPEVKDISPKKVEKKTVVKKKEEPKPKPEPKPAPKPKPQKTTQQLLAEGMAAAKAQAKREEAAKQKALASELAALKKQEGSSVYAHGGQPGGQEGGREGGFVGGSGSGLSEVYALIVGSAIKKHWRYPAFAGEANLMVTVEITLADDGKILSSKVLESSNNPEFDSSALRAIKETEYVEKPRTARDRLIRINFNSQELSE
- a CDS encoding PD40 domain-containing protein, coding for MKRITILFAACLLVCLTAAFASAQGPLTVDIHGPGQRLVNITLLPPKGLDGQPVPEAAAKAFKELVANDLGYIPFLKLVPVSELLGGDPSHGVTAQDIDFKPFQLARVDLCLTTGWNGQYLEARVYETFSGRRVVGKAYRDVADKLPLVADRFCSAFLEALTGKKGFFDSPIVFVKQDGKSKEIYTVLPQGRGLTKISDLGGFNLSPAWSAEGDQIAFTHIGDDRHELCIYEAKTHKIRRVAKGLGDTVISPVYGPGDVLYASLNLNGTTNIYELSKSYKVGKRLAGSPYIDVSPSFDRTGSLMAFTSGRAGNPHVYLLDMKTGQVRRVTTTGKYNTHPCLSPDGRYVAYTHQTSDGHRIFLHDLETGREKQLTFGPGNDEYPAFGPDGYFIAFASSRTGTYQLYLTTRHGDTPRKISTGKGAAFAPAWDTSLQW